The following are encoded together in the Serratia odorifera genome:
- the fepD gene encoding Fe(3+)-siderophore ABC transporter permease has translation MFRLTHNGSHSSHPSQERLIFGTTRAFRRRLYGLVLALLTLLLMMALSLSLGAKPIPFTTVLQALNGQCSGVDCTIVTNARLPRTLVGLLAGIALGLAGALMQTLTRNPLADPGILGVNAGAGFAVVLGITLFGAADIDQYLWFAFAGALGATLLVALVGALGRSTLNPIRLTLAGVALGAVLEGMTSGIALLNPQTFDQLRFWQAGSLDIQNMQVVRTVTLPIVLGTLIALWMTKALNSLSMGSELATALGTGIVRTQLLGLLAITLLCGSATAAVGPIAFVGLMMPHVARRLAGSELHWILPWTLVLTPILLLGADLLGRFLVAGELRVSIVTALLGAPVLIALVRQRHMFRRSC, from the coding sequence ATGTTCCGGCTTACACACAATGGTTCGCACTCCTCACATCCCTCGCAGGAGCGCCTGATATTCGGCACCACACGCGCTTTCCGCCGCAGGCTGTACGGCCTGGTACTGGCATTACTGACGCTATTGCTGATGATGGCGCTCAGCCTGTCGCTGGGCGCAAAGCCAATTCCCTTCACTACCGTGCTGCAGGCCCTCAATGGCCAATGCAGCGGCGTCGACTGCACGATCGTCACCAATGCACGACTGCCGCGCACGCTGGTGGGGCTGTTGGCCGGTATCGCGCTCGGGCTGGCCGGCGCGCTGATGCAAACCCTGACGCGCAACCCGCTGGCCGACCCTGGCATTCTCGGCGTTAATGCCGGTGCCGGCTTTGCCGTGGTGCTCGGCATTACGCTGTTTGGCGCCGCCGACATCGACCAATACCTGTGGTTCGCCTTTGCCGGCGCGCTGGGCGCGACGCTCTTGGTGGCGCTGGTCGGCGCGCTGGGGCGTAGTACATTGAACCCGATTCGCCTGACGCTGGCAGGCGTCGCGCTCGGCGCAGTGCTGGAAGGCATGACCTCCGGCATTGCGCTGCTCAACCCTCAAACGTTCGATCAACTGCGCTTCTGGCAGGCCGGTTCGCTGGATATCCAGAACATGCAGGTGGTACGCACCGTCACCCTGCCAATTGTGCTCGGTACGCTGATCGCCCTGTGGATGACCAAGGCGCTCAACAGCCTGAGCATGGGTAGCGAACTGGCCACCGCGCTGGGCACCGGTATCGTGCGCACCCAATTGCTCGGCCTGCTGGCGATCACCCTGCTGTGCGGCAGCGCCACCGCCGCCGTCGGGCCAATCGCCTTCGTCGGCCTGATGATGCCGCACGTCGCGCGCCGTCTGGCCGGTTCGGAACTGCACTGGATCCTGCCGTGGACGCTGGTACTGACCCCCATTCTGCTTCTCGGCGCCGACTTGCTCGGTCGCTTCCTGGTGGCCGGCGAACTGCGGGTCTCGATCGTAACCGCATTGCTCGGCGCCCCGGTGTTGATCGCCCTGGTTCGCCAGCGCCACATGTTCCGCAGGAGTT
- a CDS encoding isochorismate synthase: MDTAMNGAKNMQSHSSEGGYLPPDLAAGFFFTSPFRSLSTQGCFAKVSLPAVGGDDVNGEFQQVVRHAFDEARLAGIKQPVLCGAIPFDTRQPSSLFIPRQTRWFDRNAFMAAQGIEHAAAPDIAHKTEVPAQAAFMQMVSDAVTATRAGTLDKVVLSRLLEIETCQPVDRHALMTRIIAQNPNGFHFHVPLADGALLGASPELLLRKTGAQFYSNPLAGSARREADPQRDREVSQQLLSSTKDHKEHRFVTEGMRAALSGRCRYLHIPNAPELLSTTTLWHLSTPIDGEVDPRQENALSLACLLHPTPALCGTPTRVARDLIAELEPFDRGVFGGIVGWCDAEGNGEWVVTIRCGTVSGNQVRLFAGAGIVQDSSPESEWHETGTKLSTILRAFGLNQG; the protein is encoded by the coding sequence ATGGATACAGCCATGAATGGTGCCAAAAACATGCAATCGCACAGCAGTGAAGGGGGTTACCTACCGCCGGATCTCGCTGCCGGTTTCTTTTTCACTTCTCCTTTCCGCAGCCTGAGCACTCAGGGGTGTTTTGCCAAAGTCAGTTTGCCGGCGGTGGGTGGCGACGACGTGAACGGCGAATTTCAGCAGGTGGTGCGCCATGCCTTTGACGAAGCTCGGCTGGCGGGCATCAAGCAGCCGGTGCTGTGTGGCGCCATCCCGTTCGATACCCGACAGCCGTCGTCGTTGTTTATCCCTCGCCAAACCCGCTGGTTCGATCGTAATGCCTTTATGGCCGCGCAAGGGATAGAGCACGCTGCGGCACCGGATATCGCGCATAAAACCGAAGTGCCGGCACAGGCAGCATTTATGCAAATGGTCAGCGATGCGGTGACGGCAACCCGTGCAGGCACGCTGGATAAGGTGGTGCTGTCGCGCCTGTTGGAGATTGAAACCTGCCAGCCGGTCGATCGCCATGCGCTGATGACGCGCATCATTGCGCAGAACCCGAACGGTTTTCACTTCCACGTACCGCTGGCAGACGGCGCATTGCTGGGAGCCAGCCCCGAGCTGCTGCTGCGTAAGACCGGCGCGCAATTTTATTCCAATCCGCTGGCCGGCTCCGCCCGCCGCGAGGCCGATCCACAGCGCGATCGCGAGGTCAGCCAGCAGTTACTGAGCTCCACTAAAGACCATAAAGAGCACCGTTTTGTTACCGAAGGCATGCGCGCAGCGTTAAGCGGCCGTTGCCGTTACCTGCATATTCCCAACGCGCCGGAACTGTTGAGTACCACGACGCTGTGGCACCTGTCGACGCCGATTGACGGCGAAGTGGATCCGCGGCAGGAAAACGCGCTGTCGCTGGCCTGTCTGCTGCATCCGACGCCGGCGCTGTGCGGCACGCCGACCCGGGTGGCGCGTGACCTGATTGCCGAGCTGGAGCCGTTTGATCGCGGCGTATTTGGCGGCATCGTTGGCTGGTGTGACGCCGAGGGCAACGGTGAATGGGTGGTGACCATCCGCTGCGGAACCGTCAGCGGCAATCAGGTACGCCTATTTGCCGGTGCCGGCATTGTGCAGGACTCTTCACCGGAGTCCGAATGGCATGAAACCGGCACCAAGCTCAGCACCATTCTGCGCGCCTTTGGCCTGAATCAAGGATAA
- a CDS encoding (2,3-dihydroxybenzoyl)adenylate synthase has product MSIAFTPWPEVFARRYRERGYWLDLPLTDILARQADNDDIALVDAVASLSYRQLHQRSDRLAAALLRRGVQPGETALVQLGNVVEFYVTFFALLKIGVAPVNALFSHQRSELHAYASQIKPAVLIADRLHGLFANDDFLAEFRQQHPSLRVVALRNQPHGAQALSQMLAEDSAGFCATPSAADRVAFFQLSGGSTGTPKLIPRTHNDYYYSIRRSVEICHFDRHTRYLCALPVAHNYPMSSPGVLGVLYAGGVAVFAADPDAAQCFTLIEQHRINVTALVPPAVTLWLQAIEEWGGNQQLTSLKLLQVGGAKLGETLAARIPAEIGCQLQQVFGMAEGLVNYTRLDDDRQHILTTQGCPMSPDDEVWVADDDGNPLPVGQTGRLMTRGPYTFRGYYQSPQHNAEAFDENGFYCSGDLIRLTEDGYLCVEGRQKDQINRGGEKIAAEEIENLLLRHPAVINAALVSMPDALMGEKSCAYVIASETLKPVALRRHLRAQGVAEFKLPDRFVQVESLPLTPVGKVDKKLLRQRLEAQQPTQVQGD; this is encoded by the coding sequence ATGAGCATTGCTTTTACGCCCTGGCCGGAGGTCTTTGCCCGGCGTTATCGTGAGCGCGGTTATTGGCTTGATCTGCCCCTGACCGACATCCTCGCCCGCCAGGCTGATAACGACGATATCGCGTTGGTGGATGCGGTCGCCAGCCTCAGCTATCGCCAATTGCACCAGCGGTCGGATCGTCTGGCGGCGGCACTGCTGCGCCGTGGCGTACAACCCGGCGAAACCGCGCTGGTGCAGTTGGGCAACGTGGTTGAATTTTACGTCACCTTCTTTGCCCTGCTGAAAATCGGCGTGGCGCCGGTAAATGCGCTGTTCAGCCATCAGCGCAGCGAGCTGCATGCCTATGCGTCGCAGATCAAGCCGGCAGTGTTGATCGCCGATCGCCTGCACGGTCTGTTCGCCAACGATGATTTCCTGGCCGAGTTCCGTCAGCAGCATCCGTCGCTGCGCGTGGTGGCGTTGCGTAATCAGCCGCACGGCGCGCAGGCGTTGTCGCAGATGCTGGCCGAAGACAGCGCAGGCTTTTGCGCCACGCCGTCTGCCGCCGATCGGGTGGCGTTTTTCCAGCTTTCCGGCGGCAGTACCGGCACGCCGAAACTGATCCCGCGTACTCACAACGATTATTACTACAGCATCCGCCGCAGCGTGGAAATCTGCCATTTTGATCGGCACACGCGCTATCTGTGCGCGCTGCCGGTGGCGCACAACTATCCGATGAGTTCACCCGGCGTGCTGGGGGTGTTGTATGCCGGTGGGGTGGCGGTGTTTGCCGCCGATCCGGATGCGGCCCAGTGCTTCACGCTGATTGAACAGCACCGGATCAACGTTACTGCGCTGGTGCCTCCGGCGGTCACGCTGTGGCTGCAGGCGATCGAAGAGTGGGGCGGCAACCAGCAGTTGACCAGCTTGAAACTGTTGCAGGTTGGCGGCGCCAAACTGGGTGAAACGCTGGCGGCACGCATTCCCGCTGAAATCGGCTGCCAGTTGCAGCAGGTGTTCGGCATGGCGGAAGGGCTGGTTAACTACACCCGACTGGATGACGATCGGCAGCACATTCTTACTACCCAGGGCTGCCCGATGTCGCCCGATGATGAGGTCTGGGTGGCGGACGACGACGGCAATCCGTTGCCGGTTGGGCAGACTGGTCGCCTGATGACGCGCGGCCCTTATACCTTCCGCGGCTACTATCAAAGCCCGCAGCACAATGCCGAAGCCTTCGACGAGAACGGTTTTTACTGTTCCGGCGATCTGATTCGCCTGACCGAAGACGGCTATCTTTGCGTCGAAGGTCGGCAGAAGGACCAGATCAATCGCGGCGGCGAGAAAATTGCCGCCGAAGAAATCGAAAACCTGCTGCTACGTCATCCGGCGGTGATTAACGCCGCGCTGGTTTCCATGCCGGATGCGCTGATGGGCGAGAAAAGTTGCGCCTACGTTATTGCCAGCGAGACGCTTAAGCCGGTGGCGCTGCGGCGCCATCTGCGTGCGCAGGGCGTGGCGGAATTTAAATTGCCAGACCGTTTTGTCCAGGTGGAAAGCCTGCCGCTGACGCCGGTCGGCAAAGTAGACAAAAAACTGCTGCGCCAGCGCCTGGAGGCGCAGCAACCGACTCAGGTCCAGGGAGATTGA
- a CDS encoding isochorismatase, whose protein sequence is MAIPKLNDYALPTAAEMPANKVNWAFEPQRAALLIHDMQQYFLNFWGEDSALIKQVVDNIANLRRYCKAQGIPVFYTAQPNEQSAEDRALLNDMWGPGLNKHPEQQAVVAALAPDADDTVLVKWRYSAFHRSPLQDILQESGRDQLIICGVYAHIGCLTTAIDAFMRNIKPFMVADGLADFSRDEHLMALRYTAGRCGRVVATADLLPGIASKDALRQQILPLLDEDSDDMANDENLIDYGLDSVRIMELATRWRKIRSDIDFIALAKSPTIDSWWALLSGEKA, encoded by the coding sequence ATGGCCATTCCTAAACTTAATGATTATGCGCTGCCAACGGCAGCTGAAATGCCGGCCAACAAGGTCAACTGGGCGTTCGAACCACAACGCGCCGCGCTGCTGATCCACGATATGCAGCAGTATTTCCTGAATTTTTGGGGCGAGGACAGCGCGCTGATCAAGCAGGTGGTGGACAACATCGCCAACCTGCGTCGCTATTGCAAGGCACAAGGTATTCCAGTGTTTTATACCGCACAACCCAATGAGCAGAGCGCCGAAGATCGCGCATTGTTGAATGACATGTGGGGGCCGGGGCTGAACAAACATCCGGAACAGCAGGCGGTGGTGGCCGCGCTGGCGCCAGACGCTGACGATACCGTATTGGTGAAATGGCGTTACAGCGCCTTCCATCGCTCGCCGCTGCAAGACATTTTGCAGGAGTCAGGCCGCGATCAACTGATTATTTGCGGTGTGTATGCGCACATCGGCTGCCTGACAACGGCAATTGACGCCTTTATGCGCAACATCAAGCCATTTATGGTGGCCGATGGGTTGGCGGACTTTTCCCGCGATGAACACTTAATGGCGCTGCGCTACACTGCCGGTCGCTGCGGGCGGGTGGTGGCTACCGCCGATCTGCTGCCGGGCATCGCCAGCAAGGATGCGCTGCGTCAGCAGATACTGCCGCTATTGGACGAAGACAGTGACGATATGGCCAACGACGAAAACCTGATCGACTATGGTCTGGATTCGGTGCGTATCATGGAACTGGCGACCCGCTGGCGCAAGATCCGCAGCGATATCGATTTTATCGCGCTGGCGAAAAGCCCAACCATCGACAGTTGGTGGGCGTTGCTTTCCGGGGAGAAGGCGTGA